A portion of the Phyllobacterium zundukense genome contains these proteins:
- a CDS encoding Do family serine endopeptidase: protein MMTRSSGCLCAFAALVLILCPEPLSVATAQPQQPAIGAAMRPLADVLEVVTPAVVNIAVKSGSSAETNPLYNDPFFRRYFDPPEMRQRLSAGSGVIVDADKGYILTNHHVVADAGEISVTLKDRRRFVAVLVGSDKATDIALIKIKAPQLQALPFGDSDALRVGDTVVAIGNPFGLGQTVTSGIVSALGRSGINIEGYEDFIQTDASINPGNSGGALVTADGKLVGINTAIIAPAGGNVGIGFAVPIAMASTVMQQLIQHGEVRRGRIGVVIQDVTPDLVQALGLTESSGVVVSSVEQGSPAAGAGLQAGDVIMSVDNHRISSSADLRNRIGLAPAGSEIEIDYMRNGTRKSVTMRIEVAGAIDETEAQVDRLEGAEFRDAGGTVVVKHIEEGSAAAQSGLRVGDVIVAVNRRPVSSLSDLTTALHDAARTIALDLIRGGEKVFLIIR, encoded by the coding sequence ATGATGACGCGTTCGTCCGGATGTCTTTGCGCGTTTGCCGCACTTGTTCTCATACTGTGTCCTGAACCCTTGTCTGTGGCTACTGCGCAGCCACAACAACCTGCCATAGGTGCGGCCATGCGCCCTCTCGCCGATGTGCTGGAGGTGGTGACGCCGGCTGTCGTCAACATCGCGGTGAAGTCCGGTTCGTCCGCCGAGACGAATCCTCTCTACAACGATCCGTTCTTCCGTCGCTATTTCGACCCCCCTGAAATGCGGCAACGTTTGAGTGCCGGATCCGGTGTCATCGTCGACGCGGATAAGGGCTATATCCTAACCAATCACCATGTTGTGGCTGACGCGGGTGAAATCTCGGTAACCCTGAAGGACAGGCGTCGCTTTGTTGCCGTGCTCGTCGGCAGCGACAAGGCAACCGATATAGCTCTGATCAAGATCAAAGCTCCACAATTGCAGGCCTTGCCGTTTGGCGACTCCGATGCGCTTCGGGTTGGTGACACGGTCGTGGCGATCGGCAATCCATTCGGCCTCGGCCAGACCGTAACCTCCGGCATCGTCAGTGCGCTCGGCCGCAGTGGTATCAATATCGAAGGTTATGAAGACTTCATCCAGACCGATGCCTCAATCAATCCCGGCAATTCCGGCGGCGCCCTGGTGACGGCAGACGGCAAGTTGGTCGGCATCAACACGGCGATTATCGCCCCGGCCGGCGGCAATGTCGGTATCGGGTTTGCGGTGCCGATCGCCATGGCGTCCACCGTGATGCAGCAGCTCATCCAACATGGCGAGGTGCGCCGTGGCCGCATTGGTGTCGTTATCCAGGATGTGACCCCCGACCTGGTGCAGGCGCTCGGTCTTACCGAAAGTTCCGGCGTGGTAGTCAGCAGCGTCGAACAAGGTTCTCCCGCCGCAGGCGCCGGCCTTCAGGCTGGAGATGTCATCATGAGCGTCGATAACCATCGCATTTCCAGCTCGGCTGACCTGCGCAACCGCATCGGGCTCGCCCCGGCCGGCTCGGAAATTGAAATCGACTATATGCGCAACGGAACGCGCAAATCCGTCACCATGCGCATCGAAGTTGCCGGCGCGATTGATGAAACCGAAGCACAGGTCGATCGGCTCGAGGGCGCGGAGTTTCGGGATGCGGGAGGAACCGTTGTCGTCAAACATATCGAGGAAGGCAGCGCGGCGGCTCAGTCAGGCTTGCGCGTCGGCGATGTAATCGTCGCCGTCAACCGCCGCCCGGTCTCGTCGCTTTCAGATCTGACGACGGCATTGCATGATGCAGCGCGCACAATTGCGCTCGATCTCATTCGCGGCGGGGAAAAGGTATTCCTGATCATCCGTTAG